One segment of Vespa velutina chromosome 17, iVesVel2.1, whole genome shotgun sequence DNA contains the following:
- the LOC124955012 gene encoding homeodomain-interacting protein kinase 2 isoform X3, translating into MTWENERKEKIQKGMCDMFIQTQQTSSVNGSSSSSSSSSNNTAHHHSKKRKLEYNVSQPVIQHGLVQSTGDYQLDNTGLQQRYSVNGANTAFSSLHNNNALQKSSPNQQTLVRASTIKLLDTYQRCGQKRKTWSREGNGDALAVHSANATNAVGSTIVSQHYTQQQQQQLQQQQQQQQQQQQQQQQQQQQQQQQQQQQQQQQQQQQQQQQQQQQHKQAGMTAHSKQVANAANGGGGGGGGGGGGGGGGSNPQGDGDYHLVQHEVLYSMTNQYEVLEFLGRGTFGQVVKCWKKGTNEIVAIKILKNHPSYARQGQIEVSILSRLSQENADEFNFVRAYECFQHKSHTCLVFEMLEQNLYDFLKQNKFSPLPLKFIRPILQQVLTALLKLKQLGLIHADLKPENIMLVDPSRQPYRVKVIDFGSASHVSKAVCNTYLQSRYYRAPEIILGLPYCEAIDMWSLGCVVAELFLGWPLYPGSSEYDQIRYISQTQGLPTEHMLNNASKTTKFFYRDMDSTHPFWRLKTPEEHEAETGIKSKEARKYIFNCLDDIGQVNVPTDLDGGQLLPEKADRREFIDLLKRMLTMDQVERRITPGEALNHAFVTLAHLVDYAHYNSVKASVQMMEVCRRAGDFTASPAHHQAPPAPQPPPPTSLVANFVPTTNGSAVTLTFNNQLTNQVQRLVREHRTAPTGYDNLYQIYSNSSRRATQYSGSSSGSNSGRSAVHDFSHQLVPGILCPPPGYQTMPSPAKHVVVAQPPQAQQGPLQIQPSIISQQAVAAAAVAAQQQYAAVPVSMVETGRQMLLTNAVQTSWPGGSRQMAAIVPSWQQLPPQHAAIQQPLLSDAGDWGRPLIVDSSAILQDQRPVFPVTEVYNTSALVEHPPQGWGKRSVTKHHQHHVTVPQQSQHRHEHKKETQQLSPVKKRVKESTPPSSMRRHSPSSGHWQQQPIQSHHHSSKHSSSHNVEHQQVASVRQQTITIYDTPSPAVSVITISDSEDESPGKCCGDRQCGACQSLATRLSGDGRPVREEVIRSTQSTPRVVPTMQQAHSSTQAHTSSHTTSQSSSQRAQRKNVISCVTVGDSDGEVSPGRAHAHLYQQVPQHPQHQQTTTQHIKHEPQQQHHVSSSSSGYSSQSQKKRLLAKVQSECNMVNVTTKSEPGVEYVAPHPCHAPACKEPPTYQDDAYDMHDYFLQYVTTSSAHPHLQEQHIVYTTGTDKRVSWPGKRAEYKHEYVQPPAAHSRDHQKWAVANPVHQYRQSQVVGSAAHPGHTHSHHGHPVHLSPGGGGGGRSPTGGPVIGGAQHLGQPLYQEYAHVRSRAHAVPPPVYVTAAPSQAPTAIQQQQVPTFQGFTPGWVPRHLVDACISSPLTLYDSSRALPPPAHHSSARPLLASHAAHPLPAHMQPTAVYGLAPLSPAKHQYQPSGLWFTE; encoded by the exons GGAATGTGTGACATGTTCATCCAAACACAGCAGACGAGTAGCGTcaacggcagcagcagcagcagcagcagcagcagtaacaaCACCGCTCACCACCACAGCAAGAAACGCAAGTTGGAGTACAACGTGAGCCAGCCGGTGATCCAGCACGGATTGGTCCAATCGACCGGCGACTATCAATTGGACAATACCGGACTGCAACAGCGGTACTCCGTGAACGGTGCTAATACCGCATTTAGCTCGCTGCACAACAATAATGCGCTGCAGAAGAGTAGCCCGAACCAGCAGACCCTGGTACGAGCCTCGACGATCAAGCTCCTAGACACCTACCAACGCTGTGGCCAGAAG AGAAAAACTTGGTCGAGGGAGGGTAATGGTGACGCCCTGGCAGTCCACTCCGCCAACGCGACGAACGCAGTGGGTAGTACTATAGTGTCGCAGCATTATAcccaacagcaacagcaacagctgcagcaacaacaacagcaacaacaacagcaacagcagcaacaacaacagcaacaacagcaacaacaacaacagcaacagcagcagcagcaacaacaacagcagcaacaacaacaacagcagcaacaacagcaacataAACAAGCAGGGATGACAGCTCATAGCAAACAAGTTGCAAACGCGGCCAATGGGGGTGGcggaggtggtggaggtgggGGCGGTGGTGGCGGAGGTGGAAGTAATCCTCAGGGGGATGGTGATTATCATTTGGTCCAACACGAAGTTTTATACTCTATGACCAATCAGTATGAAGTTCTTGAATTTTTGGGCAGGGGTACGTTCGGCCAG GTTGTCAAATGTTGGAAAAAGGGTACCAATGAAATAGTAGCCATCAAAATTCTTAAAAACCATCCCTCGTATGCGCGCCAAGGGCAGATTGAG gTCTCCATCCTGTCACGACTAAGTCAGGAAAACGCGGATGAGTTCAACTTTGTGCGCGCTTATGAATGCTTTCAGCATAAATCACACACCTGTTTGGTGTTTGAGATGTTGGAACAAAATCTTTATGACTTTTTAAAGCAAAATAAATTCTCACCGCTACCTCTTAAATTTATCAGGCCGATACTACAACAGGTTTTAACTGCTTTATTAAAGCTTAag CAATTGGGCCTTATACACGCGGATCTTAAGCCAGAAAACATCATGTTAGTGGATCCTTCACGTCAGCCATATCGAGTGAAAGTCATAGATTTTGGTTCGGCCTCTCACGTATCAAAAGCAGTTTGCAATACTTATTTACAATCGCGATACTATCGTGCACCAGAAATTATTCTTGGACTTCCTTATTGTGAAGCGATAGATATGTGGTCGCTCGGATGTGTCGTAGCAGAATTGTTTTTGGGATGGCCCTTGTATCCGGGCAGCTCGGAATACGATCAGATTCGATATATTAGTCAAACTCAGGGCCTACCGACGGAACATATGTTAAATAATGCTAGTAAAAcgacgaaatttttttatcgagacATGGACA gtACGCATCCGTTTTGGCGATTAAAGACACCGGAGGAACACGAGGCAGAGACTGgaattaaatcaaaagaagctagaaaatatatttttaattgtctcGACGATATTGGCCAAGTTAATGTACCAACTGATTTAGATGGTGGTCAGCTTTTACCTGAAAAGGCAGATAGGAGAGAGTTCATTGACCTCTTGAAGAGGATGCTCACCATGGACCAGGTA gAGCGCCGAATAACACCTGGAGAGGCTTTGAATCATGCTTTCGTTACCCTGGCACATTTAGTCGATTATGCGCATTATAACAGTGTCAAGGCTTCCGTCCAAATGATGGAGGTTTGCAGAAGAGCCGGCGATTTTACTGCAAGTCCTGCTCACCATCAAGCACCACCTGCTCCTCAACCACCCCCGCCTACATCCTTAGTAGCTAATTTTGTACCAACGACGAATGGTAGCGCAGTTACTCTTACGTTTAACAATCAACTGACCAATCAAGTGCAACGTTTAGTTAGAGAACATCGCACTGCTCCAACGGGCTATGACAATCTG TATCAAATCTATAGCAACAGCAGTCGTCGGGCAACGCAATACAGTGGTTCTTCTAGTGGTTCAAACAGTGGCCGAAGTGCGGTGCATGATTTTTCACATCAATTAGTACCTGGTATATTATGTCCTCCTCCTGGTTATCAAACAATGCCAAGTCCAGCCAAACACGTAGTAGTTGCTCag CCACCGCAGGCTCAACAAGGTCCACTTCAAATTCAACCGTCGATCATATCGCAGCAAGCTGTTGCGGCAGCTGCGGTAGCCGCGCAACAACAGTACGCGGCAGTTCCTGTGTCTATGGTAGAAACTGGACGACAAATGTTGCTCACT aatgcCGTACAAACATCATGGCCTGGTGGAAGTCGACAAATGGCTGCAATAGTTCCATCTTGGCAACAATTACCACCACAGCATGCAGCCATTCAACAGCCATTATTAAGCGATGCTGGAGATTGGGGTAGACCACTTATCGTGGATAGTTCTGCCATATTACAG GATCAGCGGCCAGTATTTCCTGTCACGGAAGTATATAACACTAGTGCTCTCGTCGAACATCCACCGCAAGGTTGGGGCAAACGTAGTGTAACGAAACATCATCAACATCACGTGACCGTACCTCAGCAAAGTCAACACAGGCATGAACATAAAAAGGAAACTCAACAGTTGAGTCcagtgaaaaagagagtgaaggAGAGTACACCACCAAGTAGTATGAGACGACATTCACCTTCGAGTGGACATTGGCAACAACAACCAATTCAATCTCATCATCACAGCAGCAAGCACAGTAGTAGTCACAATGTAGAACATCAACAAGTTGCATCCGTCCGGCAACAAACTATCACGATATATGATACACCATCTCCGGCTGTTtctgttattactattagcGACAGCGAAGATGAGTCACCTGGGAAATG CTGTGGCGATCGTCAATGCGGAGCCTGTCAAAGTTTGGCAACTCGCCTGTCTGGCGACGGACGTCCTGTCCGTGAGGAGGTCATTCGAAG TACACAATCTACACCGAGAGTTGTACCAACGATGCAGCAAGCTCACTCAAGTACGCAAGCTCACACAAGTTCTCATACGACATCACAAAGCTCGTCACAAAGAGCTCAAAGGAAGAATGTTATTAGCTGTGTTACGGTTGGTGATAGCGATGGCGAAGTTAGTCCAGGCAGAGCTCATGCACATTTGTATCAACAAGTACCACAACATCCGCAACATCAACAAACCACCACTCAACATATTAAACATGAGCCTCAACAACAACATCATGTTAGCAG CAGTAGTTCTGGCTATTCCTCTCAATCACAAAAGAAGAGATTATTGGCTAAGGTACAATCCGAGTGCAATATGGTGAACGTTACAACTAAATCTGAACCTGGCGTTGAGTATGTCGCTCCACATCCATGTCACGCGCCAGCATGCAAAGAGCCACCAACCTATCAG GATGACGCCTATGACATGCATGACTACTTCTTGCAGTATGTGACAACAAGTAGCGCTCATCCTCATCTACAAGAGCAACACATCGTTTACACAACTGGTACCGACAAGCGAGTCTCTTGGCCTGGAAAACGAGCAGAGTATAAACACGAATACGTACAACCACCAGCAGCTCATTCGAGAGATCATCAAAAGTGGGCAGTAGCAAATCCTGTTCATCAATATAG GCAGAGCCAGGTGGTAGGCTCGGCAGCCCATCCGGGTCATACCCACAGCCACCATGGGCATCCAGTCCATCTGAGTCCTgggggtggtggtggaggcAGAAGCCCCACAGGCGGACCTGTGATAGGGGGTGCCCAGCATCTGGGACAACCTCTCTACCAGGAGTACGCTCATGTGCGTTCAAGAGCACATGCTGTGCCACCCCCTGTATATGTTACTGCTGCGCCTTCTCAGGCTCCTACTGCTATCCAGCAGCAACAAGTGCCCACCTTTCAGGGATTCACACCCGGGTGGGTACCTAGACACCTAGTTGATGCATGCAT CTCGTCTCCATTAACGTTGTATGATTCTAGTCGTGCGTTGCCACCACCAGCTCATCACAGCTCAGCCAGACCATTACTGGCAAGCCATGCAGCGCATCCTCTACCAGCACATATGCAACCTACTGCTGTTTATGGATTGGCACCACTTTCACCAGCTAAACACCAGTATCAACCGTCTGGTTTGTGGTTTACggagtaa
- the LOC124955012 gene encoding homeodomain-interacting protein kinase 2 isoform X10, translated as MCDMFIQTQQTSSVNGSSSSSSSSSNNTAHHHSKKRKLEYNVSQPVIQHGLVQSTGDYQLDNTGLQQRYSVNGANTAFSSLHNNNALQKSSPNQQTLVRASTIKLLDTYQRCGQKRKTWSREGNGDALAVHSANATNAVGSTIVSQHYTQQQQQQLQQQQQQQQQQQQQQQQQQQQQQQQQQQQQQQQQQQQQQQQQQQQHKQAGMTAHSKQVANAANGGGGGGGGGGGGGGGGSNPQGDGDYHLVQHEVLYSMTNQYEVLEFLGRGTFGQVVKCWKKGTNEIVAIKILKNHPSYARQGQIEVSILSRLSQENADEFNFVRAYECFQHKSHTCLVFEMLEQNLYDFLKQNKFSPLPLKFIRPILQQVLTALLKLKQLGLIHADLKPENIMLVDPSRQPYRVKVIDFGSASHVSKAVCNTYLQSRYYRAPEIILGLPYCEAIDMWSLGCVVAELFLGWPLYPGSSEYDQIRYISQTQGLPTEHMLNNASKTTKFFYRDMDSTHPFWRLKTPEEHEAETGIKSKEARKYIFNCLDDIGQVNVPTDLDGGQLLPEKADRREFIDLLKRMLTMDQVERRITPGEALNHAFVTLAHLVDYAHYNSVKASVQMMEVCRRAGDFTASPAHHQAPPAPQPPPPTSLVANFVPTTNGSAVTLTFNNQLTNQVQRLVREHRTAPTGYDNLYQIYSNSSRRATQYSGSSSGSNSGRSAVHDFSHQLVPGILCPPPGYQTMPSPAKHVVVAQPPQAQQGPLQIQPSIISQQAVAAAAVAAQQQYAAVPVSMVETGRQMLLTNAVQTSWPGGSRQMAAIVPSWQQLPPQHAAIQQPLLSDAGDWGRPLIVDSSAILQDQRPVFPVTEVYNTSALVEHPPQGWGKRSVTKHHQHHVTVPQQSQHRHEHKKETQQLSPVKKRVKESTPPSSMRRHSPSSGHWQQQPIQSHHHSSKHSSSHNVEHQQVASVRQQTITIYDTPSPAVSVITISDSEDESPGKCCGDRQCGACQSLATRLSGDGRPVREEVIRSTQSTPRVVPTMQQAHSSTQAHTSSHTTSQSSSQRAQRKNVISCVTVGDSDGEVSPGRAHAHLYQQVPQHPQHQQTTTQHIKHEPQQQHHVSSSSSGYSSQSQKKRLLAKVQSECNMVNVTTKSEPGVEYVAPHPCHAPACKEPPTYQDDAYDMHDYFLQYVTTSSAHPHLQEQHIVYTTGTDKRVSWPGKRAEYKHEYVQPPAAHSRDHQKWAVANPVHQYRQSQVVGSAAHPGHTHSHHGHPVHLSPGGGGGGRSPTGGPVIGGAQHLGQPLYQEYAHVRSRAHAVPPPVYVTAAPSQAPTAIQQQQVPTFQGFTPGWVPRHLVDACISSPLTLYDSSRALPPPAHHSSARPLLASHAAHPLPAHMQPTAVYGLAPLSPAKHQYQPSGLWFTE; from the exons ATGTGTGACATGTTCATCCAAACACAGCAGACGAGTAGCGTcaacggcagcagcagcagcagcagcagcagcagtaacaaCACCGCTCACCACCACAGCAAGAAACGCAAGTTGGAGTACAACGTGAGCCAGCCGGTGATCCAGCACGGATTGGTCCAATCGACCGGCGACTATCAATTGGACAATACCGGACTGCAACAGCGGTACTCCGTGAACGGTGCTAATACCGCATTTAGCTCGCTGCACAACAATAATGCGCTGCAGAAGAGTAGCCCGAACCAGCAGACCCTGGTACGAGCCTCGACGATCAAGCTCCTAGACACCTACCAACGCTGTGGCCAGAAG AGAAAAACTTGGTCGAGGGAGGGTAATGGTGACGCCCTGGCAGTCCACTCCGCCAACGCGACGAACGCAGTGGGTAGTACTATAGTGTCGCAGCATTATAcccaacagcaacagcaacagctgcagcaacaacaacagcaacaacaacagcaacagcagcaacaacaacagcaacaacagcaacaacaacaacagcaacagcagcagcagcaacaacaacagcagcaacaacaacaacagcagcaacaacagcaacataAACAAGCAGGGATGACAGCTCATAGCAAACAAGTTGCAAACGCGGCCAATGGGGGTGGcggaggtggtggaggtgggGGCGGTGGTGGCGGAGGTGGAAGTAATCCTCAGGGGGATGGTGATTATCATTTGGTCCAACACGAAGTTTTATACTCTATGACCAATCAGTATGAAGTTCTTGAATTTTTGGGCAGGGGTACGTTCGGCCAG GTTGTCAAATGTTGGAAAAAGGGTACCAATGAAATAGTAGCCATCAAAATTCTTAAAAACCATCCCTCGTATGCGCGCCAAGGGCAGATTGAG gTCTCCATCCTGTCACGACTAAGTCAGGAAAACGCGGATGAGTTCAACTTTGTGCGCGCTTATGAATGCTTTCAGCATAAATCACACACCTGTTTGGTGTTTGAGATGTTGGAACAAAATCTTTATGACTTTTTAAAGCAAAATAAATTCTCACCGCTACCTCTTAAATTTATCAGGCCGATACTACAACAGGTTTTAACTGCTTTATTAAAGCTTAag CAATTGGGCCTTATACACGCGGATCTTAAGCCAGAAAACATCATGTTAGTGGATCCTTCACGTCAGCCATATCGAGTGAAAGTCATAGATTTTGGTTCGGCCTCTCACGTATCAAAAGCAGTTTGCAATACTTATTTACAATCGCGATACTATCGTGCACCAGAAATTATTCTTGGACTTCCTTATTGTGAAGCGATAGATATGTGGTCGCTCGGATGTGTCGTAGCAGAATTGTTTTTGGGATGGCCCTTGTATCCGGGCAGCTCGGAATACGATCAGATTCGATATATTAGTCAAACTCAGGGCCTACCGACGGAACATATGTTAAATAATGCTAGTAAAAcgacgaaatttttttatcgagacATGGACA gtACGCATCCGTTTTGGCGATTAAAGACACCGGAGGAACACGAGGCAGAGACTGgaattaaatcaaaagaagctagaaaatatatttttaattgtctcGACGATATTGGCCAAGTTAATGTACCAACTGATTTAGATGGTGGTCAGCTTTTACCTGAAAAGGCAGATAGGAGAGAGTTCATTGACCTCTTGAAGAGGATGCTCACCATGGACCAGGTA gAGCGCCGAATAACACCTGGAGAGGCTTTGAATCATGCTTTCGTTACCCTGGCACATTTAGTCGATTATGCGCATTATAACAGTGTCAAGGCTTCCGTCCAAATGATGGAGGTTTGCAGAAGAGCCGGCGATTTTACTGCAAGTCCTGCTCACCATCAAGCACCACCTGCTCCTCAACCACCCCCGCCTACATCCTTAGTAGCTAATTTTGTACCAACGACGAATGGTAGCGCAGTTACTCTTACGTTTAACAATCAACTGACCAATCAAGTGCAACGTTTAGTTAGAGAACATCGCACTGCTCCAACGGGCTATGACAATCTG TATCAAATCTATAGCAACAGCAGTCGTCGGGCAACGCAATACAGTGGTTCTTCTAGTGGTTCAAACAGTGGCCGAAGTGCGGTGCATGATTTTTCACATCAATTAGTACCTGGTATATTATGTCCTCCTCCTGGTTATCAAACAATGCCAAGTCCAGCCAAACACGTAGTAGTTGCTCag CCACCGCAGGCTCAACAAGGTCCACTTCAAATTCAACCGTCGATCATATCGCAGCAAGCTGTTGCGGCAGCTGCGGTAGCCGCGCAACAACAGTACGCGGCAGTTCCTGTGTCTATGGTAGAAACTGGACGACAAATGTTGCTCACT aatgcCGTACAAACATCATGGCCTGGTGGAAGTCGACAAATGGCTGCAATAGTTCCATCTTGGCAACAATTACCACCACAGCATGCAGCCATTCAACAGCCATTATTAAGCGATGCTGGAGATTGGGGTAGACCACTTATCGTGGATAGTTCTGCCATATTACAG GATCAGCGGCCAGTATTTCCTGTCACGGAAGTATATAACACTAGTGCTCTCGTCGAACATCCACCGCAAGGTTGGGGCAAACGTAGTGTAACGAAACATCATCAACATCACGTGACCGTACCTCAGCAAAGTCAACACAGGCATGAACATAAAAAGGAAACTCAACAGTTGAGTCcagtgaaaaagagagtgaaggAGAGTACACCACCAAGTAGTATGAGACGACATTCACCTTCGAGTGGACATTGGCAACAACAACCAATTCAATCTCATCATCACAGCAGCAAGCACAGTAGTAGTCACAATGTAGAACATCAACAAGTTGCATCCGTCCGGCAACAAACTATCACGATATATGATACACCATCTCCGGCTGTTtctgttattactattagcGACAGCGAAGATGAGTCACCTGGGAAATG CTGTGGCGATCGTCAATGCGGAGCCTGTCAAAGTTTGGCAACTCGCCTGTCTGGCGACGGACGTCCTGTCCGTGAGGAGGTCATTCGAAG TACACAATCTACACCGAGAGTTGTACCAACGATGCAGCAAGCTCACTCAAGTACGCAAGCTCACACAAGTTCTCATACGACATCACAAAGCTCGTCACAAAGAGCTCAAAGGAAGAATGTTATTAGCTGTGTTACGGTTGGTGATAGCGATGGCGAAGTTAGTCCAGGCAGAGCTCATGCACATTTGTATCAACAAGTACCACAACATCCGCAACATCAACAAACCACCACTCAACATATTAAACATGAGCCTCAACAACAACATCATGTTAGCAG CAGTAGTTCTGGCTATTCCTCTCAATCACAAAAGAAGAGATTATTGGCTAAGGTACAATCCGAGTGCAATATGGTGAACGTTACAACTAAATCTGAACCTGGCGTTGAGTATGTCGCTCCACATCCATGTCACGCGCCAGCATGCAAAGAGCCACCAACCTATCAG GATGACGCCTATGACATGCATGACTACTTCTTGCAGTATGTGACAACAAGTAGCGCTCATCCTCATCTACAAGAGCAACACATCGTTTACACAACTGGTACCGACAAGCGAGTCTCTTGGCCTGGAAAACGAGCAGAGTATAAACACGAATACGTACAACCACCAGCAGCTCATTCGAGAGATCATCAAAAGTGGGCAGTAGCAAATCCTGTTCATCAATATAG GCAGAGCCAGGTGGTAGGCTCGGCAGCCCATCCGGGTCATACCCACAGCCACCATGGGCATCCAGTCCATCTGAGTCCTgggggtggtggtggaggcAGAAGCCCCACAGGCGGACCTGTGATAGGGGGTGCCCAGCATCTGGGACAACCTCTCTACCAGGAGTACGCTCATGTGCGTTCAAGAGCACATGCTGTGCCACCCCCTGTATATGTTACTGCTGCGCCTTCTCAGGCTCCTACTGCTATCCAGCAGCAACAAGTGCCCACCTTTCAGGGATTCACACCCGGGTGGGTACCTAGACACCTAGTTGATGCATGCAT CTCGTCTCCATTAACGTTGTATGATTCTAGTCGTGCGTTGCCACCACCAGCTCATCACAGCTCAGCCAGACCATTACTGGCAAGCCATGCAGCGCATCCTCTACCAGCACATATGCAACCTACTGCTGTTTATGGATTGGCACCACTTTCACCAGCTAAACACCAGTATCAACCGTCTGGTTTGTGGTTTACggagtaa